tttgaagtattaaaaaacatctttgttttagaattttcgaacgaaaggggCGGAAGTTGCTTTTttacgtgtttatgtgtgtgtatgtgttcatgtgtgtgtgtgtgtgtgtgtgtgtgtgtttatgtgtgtgcatgtgtgtataagtataagtatatactcttttgatcccatgagggaaatttggtcactgcatttatcccaatccgtgaattagtgaaacacactcagcacacagtgaacacacaatgaggtgaagcacacactaatccctgcacagtgagctgcctgctacaacagcggcgctcggggaacagtgaggggttaggtgccttgctcaagggcacttcagccgttcctactggtcgggttcgaactgacaaccctccggttacaagtccaaggCACTAACCAGTAGGGCACAGCTGCCACCAAAATACCCCTCCACAgaaatctttagtaaaaggtgaaAGATTTGTAcgagatgaagagaaacccgagcgatatgtgtgtgtgtatggggagggGTGTCTGTATTGTGAGGCTGGGCTGATATCTGTGGTCTTAAAAAGGGTACTGTTTGTATAACTTTGTACTGTACATGCAGGATATGAGATGCGTATGAGCCTACTGATGAGTCTAAGATATCAGATGAGCGACTGCAACAGCTTTTAAGCAGCCCCGGATTTCCCCCCTAAAAAAAGGAATCAGGTCGTGTCAGGTCACACTCCCATcaagacccccaccccccatccccatcaGGAGAGGGCTTCTGGGGCTTGAAATCTCCCTGCAATAGTGACCTATTTTGCCCAtgggtgtctgtctgtttgtgtgtgtgtttatatagtttttatctgtgtgtgtccgtgtccatgTCCGTAtgtccgtgtccgtgtgtgtgtgtgtgtgtgtgtgtgtgtgtgtgtgtgtgtgtgtgtgtgtatgtgtgcatgtgtgtttgtctatgggGTTTAAAAGTATTCCCGTAAGACATGAGATAGTGTCTCTGTTCTGGCTGCAGCAAAAGGTCTCggagtccatgtgtgtgtctgtgtgtgtgtgtgtgtgtgtgtgtgtgtgtgtctatgtgtgtgtgtgcgtgtgtctgtttgtctgtgtgtgtgtgtgtgtgtgtgtgtgtgtgtgtgtgtgtgtgtgtgtctgtctgtgtgtctgttctgtctGCAGCAGAAGGCCTCGGAGTCCAGtctgcacgcacagacacaaggCCGTCCTTGTCCCGTCTCACCATCTGGCTGACCGGTGAGGGGAGCAAGGGTCTGCTgctttgcagggatgtgtgaAGAGTTGAGCGGAAAAGCCATTTCCTTCGAGGGGAACAGGGGAGCGCCCAGCCCTGAAGCAGCCTGTCACTGCCCTTTAGTGATTAAACCATagactatatatacagtctatggattAAACAGCTGCTTCCCAGCATTCTCCATTTCTAGAGTTCTAGAAATCTGTCTCCATTCTGAAACTTCTAGAATTCTGTCCACATTTAAAAAGTTCCAGAATCTTGTCAGAATAGCAAGAGGTTCTCCAATGGCAGATGTGGCCAGTGCACCCCGTTCTCCATCTGACCCGCGGCAGCAGAGGAATGTGGCATGTGGTCGTGTAGCTCTTTTCAAGCGGTCTCTTTCAAGCAGTACTGTATCATCGTACGTTGTGTCCAGACACTAGCCCATGTCAGAGGTAGAATCTGAATCCGGGTCATTTGGCTAAGTGAGTTAGTTCACACAAGGAATTTGCGGCCCAGTGTGTGTTCCTCCTGCAGAGAATCAGAATCACACTCAGATGAATTGATTAGATTAAACTATTTAAAAAAcgaattaaaagtgaattagtACACACGTGGAGTTTGGGTCTAGGGGTTGGTGTCACTCTAGCAGTGCTTGACTTCGGCCTTTACTGGCCCACACAATGTGTCCCAGTTTCCCATAGAATGCGGGGCCTGCATGTCTGGGGCCCTGGTTGGCTTTGAGTGCTGATCCCTCTGTCACCACTTCCTTATTTTACGGCCAGTGCTGTGGCCAGGGTGCAGGACGCGGGGGCTCaatttagtgtgtgtctgtgtgtgtgtgtgtgtgtttgtgtatgtgtgttgttgatACAGTGGCAAGGGTGCAAGACGCGGCAGCTTGATttagcgtgagtgtgtgtgtgtgtgtgtgtgtgtgtgttgttggtactgtgacttagatagatagatagatagatagatagatagatagatagatagatagatactttattgatccccaggggaaattcaaggtctcagcagcagcatacatacaacacaaacacattctttaacagcagaaagagtaattaaagtatataatataaaaacacaactaagcagtaaggacagtagaagataaagaatatgctaaatatactaaaatacaaattatactaacacttaatacaatatataaaaatatactaaaatacaaattacaaaaatacaaattatactaacacttaatctaaatcaattctaaaaacagtatccacatagtggtgattaataaatcagaggcgcttgcagtgactTGCAgtgatggtggtagtgcaatggtgatagtggtcatggtgatagtgcaaataagtaagtcaacagtgcaacaatgcagaaataaagtaaagtaaagtctatatatctatatatttaactatttaagaaaatgtataagtgtggccacagttcggctgtggcatggagggggttatgcatatgtgctaaatgtgctaatatagcacgcaaaacagtgaggcataaagacagtggtacaagtggctagtggacagacagtaccaaacatggaggggtgaagaggcagacagactatgcagagaagtttatctctccctcttcccttggctggcattgaacagttcaatggccctggggacaaatgactttctcagtctgtcagttgtgcaaggcagtgagcgaagatcaggctcttctgcttaacaatagtgctgtggagtggactTGGGTGCCGTATGGATGCAGCGGCTCAATTTAGAGTAGTGGACGCGTGCTATGTCCTCACATGCTCAGGCCAGGAGCTCGGCAGGAGCTCAGCACACCTGCTGGAGTGGAaaagacgagacgagacgagatgaGACGAGACAAATAGGCATGCTGTTTGTTTTGACACAGCCATCGCAGTGCGAACATCCAGAGGAAGTGGAGTTGGGCGTGTGACGTGTTGAGAGTGCGTTGCCATGCGGGTTCGTTCACAAACAGATGGCAGGCTGAAAGTACGTTGAGGAAGTGCGCAGCAAGCTCTTTGTAAGCTATTGGGAGGTTAATAAATAAGTATCAAAGCTATTAAAATGTACCAAACAAAAATTGGAAACAGAAAGAGGTTGATATTTTAATCTAAAAAACTACAAAAGAGGTGCCTTAGTCCAAAGAATGAAGCTCTACGGAAAGCTGAATGATACAAATAGCAAATGGAAAAAATTGGTTTGGATTGGGAGTTACATAAGTTAAAGCTGTTTGTGTCTGgttaagaaaaacaaaaatgtggtGCCCTCATTCCTGTGCTAATGCAATTAACAAACTGTATGTAAATAATAACACAATCATAAATCGTGTGGTGTCTACAGGAAGGGAGGGTCTGACGGTTGCCAAATGCTTTGGTTGTGGCGTGTTTAGGATGCCACATGCTTTGGTTGTGAAAGTGGGTCCCTTCACACACCTGGGAGGAGTCTCCAAGCACACCACAGAGGAGTTGAAACTGAGCCTGTGGACAGCTgttgtgtgctgctgctgctgatatgtgtgtgtgtgtgtgtgtgtgtgtatgtgtgtcactgGAGTATCGAAAGATTCTGTAACTTCAGTGGAGTATCTGAAGTATTGAAAGATTCTTTAACTTCACTGGAATATCTAGAGATTCAGTAACTTCACTGGAGTGTATAAATATTCAGTAACTTCACTGAAATATCTAAAGATTCAGTAACTTCACTGGAGTGTATGAAGATTCAGTGAGCCGTATGAGGCTTTTTAATGTTGTTGACGATGGGATTTTATTAAGAGGATGTGGATTATGTTAATGTGTATGATCCTGTTAACACTAATAAAAATGTGTGGCCCAACCCCCTACCTATTCTCACTAATCAATTGAGTAATTGAGTATAAGGCTTGACTGGGGGTGATAACTTTAGATACAGACTGGTTCATCACAGAGAAAGTACCACATTTCTACCACATCCCTACAACATAATGACACAACAAGAGTTTCAAAAATGGCTTATTTATTTGAAAACAAGGAAGATCAAGAACAAAATTGTAACATAACATTCATCAACTGGCATAATACAGACAAAATATGATAATATTaagcagaaaacaaacaaaacaaaaaaaagatatgAAACTGTACAAATAgtggaaatatatatatatatactaaaaTAATATTGCACTTTTTTTGTTTCTAAAACTTAGAATAAGCTTAATTCACACTCGGGAGGTAATATAAACAAAATCTTGTGTCATCGTCAGGTATGGAGCCATagatatgtgtatatatacctATGTATGGAGCTATATCATTCAGAAGTGCATTCACGCTTTTCGTGCTCGACCTTTCAAGGGGCGTGCAAGTCAACATAGTAACTTAAAGAGCTAAGCCACGCGGCTAATGAAGCATCTGTCACAACAAAACTGCCTGTGAGCAAGTCGGCAACCCATGCATGCGTGCAGACCACGGGAGGAGAAACGCAAAAGGACGCGGCTTCAGCCACAAAATAAATGCTGTCGAGACGATAATTATTCCCTTTTTTGACTGAGAGTTGCAATAGCCTGATGAGAAAACCCAGAGAACAAAACCTGGCTGATAAGCACGTAGTCTTTAACAACAAAGAGCTTGAATCGAGGAAAAGGATTTGTGCCAAGGCCACGCAGGCATGTGTTTGTCTTCCAATCGTCTCAACAGAGAGCTGCACTGTCTTGAGTAACATTTCGTTCATCAAAAAAGCACATAGACATGGTCACCataaaaaacgaaaaaaaaaaaaaaaaaaaaacacacaaaacaacttgTAAACTTTCATGAataaacaaaaaagacaaaagtcTACCTAATTTGTTTTACTAAATCATGCCCGCGTAGTTGCAATGCTTTCATATGGTGTGATTAAtttcgcacacactcacaataacaaaataaaagtgCTTATTACAGTTAAGGCTGAAAAAGCCAAACTCCAACTTGTCTTGCGCGTCATCGAATGAGTGTGAAAAACTAATGTAGAACTCATCGAGGAGCACGCTCTGCGCTTCGCTTTAATTCAACTGTGCTTTAATGGTACAGTCTAGTTCAACTCATGTCCGGGTCACCGTAGACTCGACGTCATCCATGACTATCTGTAGGAGTCATTTCGTCGAGTAACGAGAGAATTAGGACTAAAAGAGGAATGTCAttcgtttttgttttttttttctctcgcatCATCTTTGTGCAGGGTTTTCCTGACACTTCTCTCGGTATCCTGCCTTTTGTGTTGACTGACAGCGCAGTTAAGatcgagacagagagagagagggagagagagagagagcgagcaagagGGAAAGGGTGAGCGTGTGTCACCTCTCGTCTTAAAAGTTTGGCAAGTGAGCAgaacacctgagagagagagagagagagagagagagagagagacagagagattgatGGGACAGTgatgcgcacgtgtgtgtgtgtgagctctgtgGAAAGGCAACGTGGTGTGCGAGGACAGCTCAAAGGCACAGGGCGCGATTGTGTCTCATCCCACACCcctcaagaggaggaggaggaggaggaagaggagaaggaggaggaggaggaggaaggagtccttctctcttttcaccCCCTCCCTCTGATCCCTGACCATACAGTTCAGCTCTGCAAACACATCctgcacttcacacacacacaaccacgacCAGCTGGGAAGCTTctagaaataaaaaagaaaaacactgtcGAAGAGGCTACTACTTATCTAGTCAGTCAGACAGCTGGTCgatttaaaacaacaaaaaaaaaaaaaaagatagcctcttctcttcttttgcGCTCCTCTGGAGcgtcttttctcttcttttgttCTCTGTATTGTCTTTCGTTCGGTTTGCGCAACCCGATCGACTTCTACTTGGGCTCTACGGCCTAAAGCCCGCAAGTCTTGTTCTAGAGCGTATGGGCACTGGATGCACTAACAGTGGCGCTTTAGGAGTGAACCACACAAACCCTGCTGCTAAACAACAAGAACAACGTTGacaacaaaaagagaaaaactCAAGATGTGCAAAATCGTTTTTCAGAGGCAGGAGGAGTGTCTCCAACCCTGTTGCCCTGCGCAACGCAACGCATCGTAACGCAGGCCTGGTGGTGTCCATGGTGATCCGGAGCGGATCACAAGGGGGCatagaagggagggaggagacaAGGGCACAATTTCTCTTTCAGTTTTTGCTcaggcaacaacaaaaaaataatagtaaagtaatagtaataatatgTCGTTCAGCGTGTGCCACAGTTTAAACCATCAGTGGGTAGTCCCCTCCATGGGCAAGCAGGTGCCTAATCGTGTGCCAGCCGGTTGCGAGCGGGCCAAGGACCGGGTTGTGGTTCCGGCCCGGGTTCGGGTTCGGCTGGGCGAGCAGGCTTGTTCGGGTTGGGTGGAGACTCCTGGGCTGCCTCTGTAGGGGAAGCTCTGGTCTCCTGCAGGGTCTCTGAGTCCCTGGGCCCGCGCTGGGCTGGGGTGTGGAGATAGAGGAGGCGTCGTAGTTTCGAGGAGAAAAACAGCCTGACAACTCTGGACAGGCAGCAGGGGACGCTTCAGCGAGACGGACACAAGTCCGGACGCCTCTCCTCGGTCCAGCAGCCGGGCTCTGGATTGGGGTCAATCtggcaaaagaaagaaaaaaaaaaaaaaacattaaacacaAGTTCTCTTCAGGACTCCTCATCACTTACTCTACATCAATGAAGCTCACATCTCAATGATCTAACCACAATCACTGATCAAgattaaatatgtatttattttattaagatATGACAAGGCCTCCTTCAGATATTTTTTTCTGCTGACCACTCTATGGTCCCTCCCATCGGTGAGTCTCCTCTTACCTCGGAGTACAGTGGTGGTGGCTGAAAGCGGAACTCCTGGATGTAGGCGAACAGCGGACCCTCCAGTTCATCGCGTGCCGCCGTGAGGTCCAGGCTAGGTCTCTGCTCTTGGCTGATACACTCCGAGTAGCTGGGGGGAGCTGGGGGTTGGAGAGATTAGATAACAATgagttagattagattagattaggttACGTTAGATAACACTCTGGGTCTTAAAGATAAGGGGGTCATTTATGTTACAGTATGTTCCACCACAGGTTATGTCACCTGAGCGCATCTTGCTAGATGATGTACGTGTGATTGTGGAAGTGTATGCTGCGcagcgtgtgtttgtgcacttGTGGCGTAGTGTATGTgtggcatagtgtgtgtgtgtgtgtgtgtgtgtgtgtgtgtgtgtgtgtgtgtgtgtgtgtacactggcaCAGGAGCGTACCTTCTGGTCTCTCAGGCAGTGCCATGCCCAGCCAGCTCATGGCCATGCTGCACTGACTGCTGACGGAGGATGTCCTGCTGCCAAACGGGTGCAGGGGGATGGTCCCGATGACCAGTGGGAGGCTCAGCGACAGGTTGATGGCTCTTGGGATGTCCACGTACACCtgtgcacaacacacaaacagacacacacacacaccgttaggAGGTTGGATTCTCCACAGAAACTGTGTGCCAACACACTGATGCTAACGCTTGTGATTACATTGAATTACGCCAACAGTAAATTGGGTGACATTTTGGGCTACTGTGATGGGCAACTCTACAgcaacaatgaaaacaaaaaagctGACCAGTTTACAGAAAAAAGgttttggataagaagctccaCTCTGTGCTAAGCCTGTGTTTCCCCCCCGAGTCAGTACTAGTGTTCATTGGTCAGTAATTTTCCATTGAGTCATAAATCTTGGCCCGAGATGGCTAACTGATGCCACATCATGCTAAAGGGAAGGGATTACCACACCGAGACGCGTGAGACGGGGCTTGCAACAGGGGAGGAAGGAAGGCCGGTTGGGTAAACAGGACACAGTAACCTATATTTAATGCCTGATCCTCTTAGCAGCCCGGCACGGAGCGGCGCAGCACGGAGGAATGGGCCAACGGGGCGAGAGAGAGTGCCACTGCGCAATTTCCATTCCAGTTCAGCCCAGTTTATAAATAGCCTGTTTACAGGAAGGTGGCACCATGTAACGTCCTCTATGACCAACACCCCCCTACCCACCAACAACGGTCGTTTTAGAAAAGGGGGCTACCATGAACAAGAATTCCACCCAGATATTTCACCCCctccccatccacacacacgggGGTGTTGCACCAGTAACACCCTCTCTGACCTCCACACACACGGGCGTTCTAGAACAGGTTTGCCCTGAGTGAGAATTCTAACCAAGTATTTTTACTTTTACGcccacccctctcccccaccccccaaggtatctcacacacacacacacgcgcacacacacacacacactgtagaacAGGTGGCTCACCATGAGCGAGTACTCCACCCGGATGATGCTGCAGTCCAGGATGGAGGGTGAGACTGGCGGAATCTTGAGCATCTTGCCGTTCCAGGTGTCGGTCTTCCCACTGGGCAGAGGCTCTCCCCGCAGGTTGGCGATCAGCTGCTTGATCTCCTTCACTTTCCCTTTGGCATAGAAGGTCTGGGTTTGGTAGATGGCTGCCTTTGGCACGACCACGCGAGACGAGCAGTTCTCGATCTCGGCGAAGATCTGGATCGACTCGCCTAAAAATGACCAAAGGAAGACACATCAGACACTCACCTCCTTTCCAAATCCAATTCAACTGTTTTGTGTTACAACTAAAACAAACTAGAGAACATGAAcactaaatataaatatgtacaCACTCTATGCAAAGCACAATCGGTCACTGTGCATTTAGTGTTTCAGTGTATAGTCATAATATATGCCTATATTATTGCCTTGTGCGTGTTGTGAGAGACTAAAGATGCAGTGATGGAATGGAATGTTAATGCATATGATGGTGTTGTGAGAAACTAAAGAAGCACTGATGAGTGAAACTGACCAGGAGTGTAGCCTCTCCTCTCGATTTTGGCACTTAGGGAGATGGGACCAGAGGTGCAGAACCAGCAGCACAGAGTCTTGTCCTTGGTGCCTGCCTGGGGAGACTAGGGAAGGGAAACAGCCGATTTAaccatgagatgaaaacacAGAACTATCAGATTAAAGCACAGGATGCAAAGAAAGAACTGTGAAATATCTTGAATTTAGGGGTGGTC
The Alosa alosa isolate M-15738 ecotype Scorff River chromosome 12, AALO_Geno_1.1, whole genome shotgun sequence DNA segment above includes these coding regions:
- the arrdc3b gene encoding arrestin domain-containing protein 3b, with amino-acid sequence MVLGKVKSFFVSYDCLNDSNVPVFASGDSVSGRVIIEVTGEIRVKSLNIHAKGLAKVRWTESRNAGSNTAYTQNYTEEVEYLNHRDILIGHDRDDENPEEGLTTLHTGRHEYPFSFELPQTALATSFEGKHGSVRYWVKAELHRPWLLPMKVKKEFTVFEHIDINTPLLLSPQAGTKDKTLCCWFCTSGPISLSAKIERRGYTPGESIQIFAEIENCSSRVVVPKAAIYQTQTFYAKGKVKEIKQLIANLRGEPLPSGKTDTWNGKMLKIPPVSPSILDCSIIRVEYSLMVYVDIPRAINLSLSLPLVIGTIPLHPFGSRTSSVSSQCSMAMSWLGMALPERPEAPPSYSECISQEQRPSLDLTAARDELEGPLFAYIQEFRFQPPPLYSEIDPNPEPGCWTEERRPDLCPSR